One region of Pogona vitticeps strain Pit_001003342236 chromosome 1, PviZW2.1, whole genome shotgun sequence genomic DNA includes:
- the LOC110078309 gene encoding olfactory receptor 6F1-like, translated as MVNDTSAPEFILLGFPGLQKFRFLLFTTLLIAYLFILLGNGLIILLSNTDVSLHIPMYFFLSNFSFLEMCYTSVTVPRMLEDFFVGSRALSFRNCITQMYFFFFFGTTEFFLLATMAYDRYLAICHPLQYPLLMDSRASACLALGSWLSGFLTPFLPIAFISQLPFNSSNQINHFFCDTGPLIKLSTGNTFLADTMVFLVSAVVVLLSFLLTLTSYVLIVSTICHIPSASGRQKAFSTCSSHLAVVTIFYGTVIFMYICPHSGQTSDMDKVVSVVYAVVTPMLNPIIYTLRNRDVKRALEKVLSQVKNNHLRLKRKICLPVLS; from the coding sequence ATGGTGAATGACACCTCCGCTCCTGAATTCATCCTGCTGGGTTTCCCTGGTCTCCAGAAATTCCGGTTCCTCTTGTTCACTACTTTGTTGATAGCTTACCTCTTCATACTCCTTGGCAATGGCTTAATTATTCTCCTCTCAAATACAGATGTGAGTTTGCACATTCCCATGTACTTCTTCCTAAGTAATTTCTCATTCCTAGAAATGTGTTATACCTCAGTCACAGTTCCACGGATGCTGGAAGACTTCTTTGTTGGTTCCCGGGCCCTCTCTTTTCGGAACTGCATCACCCagatgtatttcttcttcttcttcggcaCCACAGAATTCTTCCTCTTGGCGACCATGGCCTATGACCGATACCTGGCCATCTGCCACCCATTGCAATATCCGTTACTCATGGACAGCCGGGCCTCTGCCTGCCTAGCCTTGGGTTCCTGGCTGAGTGGCTTCTTGACCCCGTTCTTGCCTATAGCCTTCATCTCTCAGCTTCCCTTCAATAGCAGCAACCAGATCAACCATTTCTTTTGTGACACTGGTCCCTTGATTAAGTTGTCAACCGGTAATACCTTCTTGGCTGACACAATGGTTTTTCTTGTCTCTGCAGTGGTTGTGCTCCTGTCTTTCCTTCTAACTTTGACTTCATATGTCCTGATTGTTTCTACCATCTGCCATATCCCATCTGCCTCTGGAAGGCAGAAGGCTTTTTCCACATGTTCCAGCCACCTTGCAGTGGTTACCATATTCTATGGCACAGTCATCTTCATGTACATCTGCCCACATTCTGGCCAAACTTCAGATATGGACAAAGTGGTATCTGTGGTCTATGCTGTTGTCACCCCAATGCTGAATCCCATTATCTACACCCTGAGGAACAGAGATGTAAAAAGAGCTTTGGAGAAAGTCCTCAGCCAAGTAAAGAACAATCATCTGAGGCTCAAAAGGAAAATTTGCCTCCCTGTATTGTCATGA
- the LOC110078349 gene encoding vomeronasal type-2 receptor 26: MQSALEKYLAQAGGCLAMSRTIRDPYSEINTVAREIGRSTATVFLCHCYHFHFQLLAKALQAQNIHKMWIMTASFAVDPEIFTSEMLHLLNGSLDLRVHSDKIPGFKNFLTTFRPAAYPSSHLVKILWQNLFKCTWPSVGSTRDGVNRSRPCTGVEELDAGHFDLNNPAATFQAYLATRAYITAYRDMMSCTFNKRSCVRAKPFQPWQVYHYVKNINFTISSQEIFFKDGEVPAVFDITNLQISPNGSLKAVKVGQFHSGSPLGKELVVQDSAIVWTGNPAQVPHSVCTESCLPGQRKLPLQGKPSCCYDCQRCPDGQFASGTDSANCWNCPPGQWPNHIQDRCFPVTIDFLSYTETLGAVLATSSCLLFLLSLSILCIFIRYRHTPIVKANNRALSYLLLTSLALCFLCPFMFLGCPSQLTCSLRETVFGLVFAVCLSATLAKTVTVVLAFRASKPDSYFQRWVGYKLSVAITLCCPLTQAAVCVVWITERAPFPSQNPLHGGPHVMLECDKGSLQYFYIMLGYLALLAIISLGVAFPAHRLPTAFNEAQHIAISMLIFTFVWIAFVPSYLSATGKYMVAVEIFAILASAGGLLGCLFFPKCYIILLRPDRNNRCFLLGRQFPHN, encoded by the exons ATGCAGAGTGCTCTAGAAAAGTATTTGGCACAAGCTGGTGGCTGCCTCGCCATGTCCAGAACAATTCGTGACCCATATTCAGAGATCAATACAGTGGCAAGGGAGATTGGGAGGTCCACCGCCACGGTGTTCCTGTGCCACTGCTACCATTTCCACTTCCAGCTGCTAGCTAAGGCTCTCCAGGCACAAAATATTCACAAGATGTGGATCATGACAGCCAGCTTTGCAGTGGACCCGGAGATATTCACCAGTGAAATGTTGCACCTCTTGAATGGGAGCTTAGATCTAAGGGTTCATTCTGATAAGATACCTGGTTTTAAGAACTTCTTGACCACCTTTCGCCCTGCTGCTTATCCTAGTAGCCATTTGGTAAAAATACTTTGGCAAAACTTGTTTAAGTGTACTTGGCCAAGTGTTGGAAGTACCAGGGATGGTGTAAATAGATCCCGTCCTTGCACTGGGGTAGAGGAGTTGGATGCTGGCCATTTTGATCTGAATAACCCAGCTGCCACATTTCAGGCCTACCTTGCAACCAGGGCCTACATCACAGCCTATCGTGACATGATGTCTTGCACATTCAACAAAAGGAGCTGTGTCAGAGCAAAGCCTTTCCAGCCGTGGCAG GTCTATCATTATGTGAAGAACATCAACTTCACTATTTCATCACAGGAGATTTTCTTCAAGGATGGTGAAGTTCCAGCTGTATTTGACATTACAAACTTACAAATTTCGCCCAATGGCTCTTTAAAAGCAGTGAAAGTTGGACAATTTCACTCTGGATCTCCACTGGGAAAAGAACTTGTGGTACAGGACAGTGCCATTGTGTGGACAGGGAACCCTGCTCAG gtgCCCCATTCAGTCTGCACAGAGAGCTGTCTGCCTGGACAGAGAAAATTACCTTTGCAGGGAAAACCGAGCTGCTGTTATGACTGTCAGAGATGCCCTGATGGACAGTTTGCCAGTGGAACAG ACAGTGCCAACTGCTGGAACTGCCCTCCAGGCCAATGGCCCAACCACATTCAAGACCGGTGTTTTCCAGTGACAATTGACTTCTTGTCCTACACAGAAACTTTGGGAGCTGTTCTGGCTACAAGCAGCtgtttgcttttcctcctctcGCTGTCCATTTTATGCATTTTCATACGGTACCGCCACACACCAATTGTCAAGGCCAATAACAGGGCACTCAGCTACCTCCTCCTGACTTCTCTGGCTCTCTGTTTCCTCTGCCCATTCATGTTCCTTGGATGCCCATCCCAGCTGACGTGCTCACTTCGTGAGACTGTTTTTGGCTTAGTCTTTGCAGTCTGCCTTTCTGCAACTCTAGCCAAGACTGTGACCGTGGTGCTGGCTTTTAGAGCTTCCAAGCCCGACAGCTACTTTCAGAGGTGGGTGGGCTACAAGCTCTCTGTGGCTATCACTCTTTGCTGCCCCCTCACCCAGGCTGCTGTCTGTGTTGTCTGGATAACAGAGCGGGCCCCATTCCCATCACAGAACCCACTCCATGGAGGGCCTCATGTGATGCTGGAGTGTGACAAAGGTTCCCTACAGTATTTCTATATTATGCTGGGGTACCTGGCCTTGCTGGCTATCATCAGCTTAGGAGTCGCCTTTCCAGCCCATCGGCTACCAACCGCTTTCAATGAGGCCCAGCACATTGCCATTAGTATGCTGATTTTCACTTTTGTCTGGATCGCCTTTGTGCCATCCTATCTCAGTGCCACCGGGAAGTACATGGTGGCAGTGGAGATCTTTGCCATCCTGGCCTCTGCAGGTGGTTTGCTGGGTTGCCTCTTCTTCCCCAAGTGCTACATCATTCTGTTACGGCCGGACAGGAATAACCGGTGTTTCCTCCTAGGGAGGCAATTCCCACATAACTGA